In the Acetobacterium sp. KB-1 genome, TTCTTCTATCCCAGAAGCCATTTGTTCGGTGGCAACAGCAATCCGCTCGGCTAATTGCTGCTGTTTGGCCAGCGTTCGGGCTCTTACCTTATCCTTTGCCTGGCGTCTGGCCAGCTCACGTTTTCGTTCCATTTCATCCGATGCAGCCGCTGATTCAAATGAGATGCTTTCTCGTTTTGCACTTGGGGGCGTAGCCAACTTTTTTTCCATACTATTTTTGACCTCCTAAAGTCTTATTCATTTATTTGCCGGGGCTTGTTTATGCCATATCTTTATACTTACTGAGGTTTTTTATCACGGCTTCACTTGTGTATGGTTTAACAATAAAACCTTTTGCGCCACTTAAGATCGACTCTTGTACATATTTCTCCTGTCCTAATGCCGAAACCATGATCACGATGGGTAAATAGTCCATTTTCTTGATCTCTTTCATGCAATCAAGTCCATCCATTTCGGGCATGGTAATATCCAATGTAACGAGATCTGGTCTGAACTCCTGGATTTTTTCCAGTGCGACCCTGCCGTTTTCTGCTTCAGCCACCACTTCAAACCCGTTGCTTTCCAACAAATTTCTAAGCTGCATCCGAATAAACGCAGCATCATCTACTATTAATACTCTAGTCATAGTCACCTTCCTACTCTGTATAAATGATCAACTGAAAAGCGAGCGCATAGCGTGAGAGATAAATAATTTCTAAAAATTCTAAATCATTTGAATGATTTCATATTCTGATTATATTTATAAACCCATGCCTGATGGAACGCTTTATTTTAAATTTGTTTAACTTTAAATCTAGCATAATCAAGGTTGTAATTATTATCAATGATCAATCATACATAGAAATGTCTATTATTTGTCATAACTCGTTTTAATGTTTTATAATCATCATCTTTTAGTAATCTGTCTAATTACGAGTTTGCTTACTCACTTCAAATTTAGTATAATGACTACATTATTCTATTCTAATCTATCTTGAATTGCTTTTTTGAAAGGACAAATGACTTACATGGAAAAAAAAAATCGATCGCCGAGTTCGAAAAACGAAACGTCAACTGCAAACTGGCTTCATCGAATTATTGCAGGAAAAAAGCATTCAAAAAATAACCGTCCGTGAACTGTCGGATTTAGTTGATATTAACCGTGGAACATTTTATCTTCATTATAAAGATGTGTTTGATATGCTAGATCAAATTGAGAATAAATTGGCTGAAGATTTTCTAGATATTCTTAGTCATTACCCTTCCCTACTTGAGGAAAGTAATGTCTACCCACTTCTCGTTGAGGTGTTTTCTTTTATCAAATTAAACGAAGGGATGATGCGGGTGGTATTTTGTGAGAATCGATCACCTGTTTTTTTAGATCATTTAAAAAGCAGTGTTAAACAAAGATACTTTGGCGACTGGAAACGAATACATTTCGTGAAGGCACCGTTTGAAGTTGATTACTTTTTTTCCTATTTTATCTCGGGATGCATTGGCTTAATTACTCTTTGGTTGGAAACAGAAATGAAAGAAACGCCGCAACAGCTTGCCAAACTCACCGAGCGAATGATCTTAAACGGTAACCATGCCATCTAATTAATATCCGAGAAACGTAACCATTCCTCTATATTCAAATCGTATATCGTCAACCGCATCGCAAGTCGCTGAACCGAAAAAAGAGCATATATAGCAATAATATGTCCTCTAGTTTCATCAGTAAAATTTTATTCCTTGGCGCTTTTATGATCTTGTCTCGACAAACTATTTCTAATCTGATATAGTTAGAACTAATAAATAGGTAATTGCGAAACTAATTATAAAAACTGACGTAAATAAGCCATTCCGAGCCCATTTTGGTTAAATATAAGCTAATTTGGTGAGGAGATGCATAAATATACTATGTAAGAAATGGCTTATCCATGGGGTTTATTGAGTTTTGCAAACACCTAAGAACTAATAAAAATTTGGAGGTATGAAATGAAAGATGATGAATTATTAAATGAAACCCCAAATCCAGAAGCGACTCAAACGGTAACTGCTGATAAATCCCAGGATTATGGTTTACTGGGTCTAACCGGTATGTTTATCATATTACTTGGTTATAATCTATTTAAAGGCCTTCCGATCAGTGATTTAAATGCAATGTTCTGGGGATACCTGGGGATGGCTTTTATTATCAAGTATCGACAGGAAAAAACGACCAGTAACCTGATTATCGCTATTGGCGGCATCGTCGCCTCACTTTCGGCACTTGCAAATTATATCCTTAGTACCTGGTAGAATAAGAACTAAAAAAGCTGATCCGATTAATAAATAATCTGATCAGCTTTTTTGCTGCACTGGTACTTAACTTTAATTATAAAATTTAAGCTCTTGTGGGCGTGTAAAAAAGTTTGCACAAAAAACGGTAGTTTTTCCTTCTTTACTTACCTCAAAAGCATAAAAAAGTTTGCACAAAATTTATGCTTTTTTACTTTTTAGAAATTATCTGCTTTAAAGTTTGCACAAAATCTAAAGTGAATAATATTAACAGACCTGATATTTGATTAATTAACCCACTCTCTACTTCTTTCTCTCTAATTTCCATTGTTCTTCTTTTTAATACTTGATTTCAACATTCTATTATTTACAGGTATCCATAATCATTTATTTGATGATGTATTATATCATAGATATAATTAAATTATATTATTTTACACTTAACTTTTTACCTTATTTATCTTGTAATGTTGTAATAAATCAATCATTCTACCATCAACTATAATTTCATGATTTTCTTCTATGACATAACTAAATAGTGCTCTTGCCAAAAACGGTACTTGATGAAGGTATATTTATTTTGATCGTTCAGAAAGCTTGGCCGTATTTAAAACCCGAGTGATCATATTGTGGACGATTTCGTTGGTATTTACTGTATTGATTTGGATATCAGGATGTTTATTTTGAAAAACGACAAATATTTCATGACAAAAAGCCTGGCCAACATCAATAATTTCATCGAAATCAATGGTAATTTCACAAAAATCGTATAAGTTTTCTGTAATTCTTCTTGCTTGAGACCGGGCAACTGGATAGCTATGGTCACAGAATTTTTTTAATTTAATCTCCGTTTTTTCAAACTCTTGATGCATTTATGAGCCTTCTTTCATTTTGATTTTAGGTATAAGAATTCATCAATCTTAATTCTTTAAGGTGCATTACCATTACGATTTCCTCTATAAAATTCTGTCATAGTAGTTTGTCACTCAGAAAGTTCTCGCAATTTCAAACGAATTTCCCAAATCCACCAATACCCGTCATCTTGTGCTCCATATCGTTCTACTTTTAAACCGCTATAAGCAAAACACCGCATATAACGGGATCGACAAAACATCATTTTTAAATCCAAAATTTTTCCCAGAAATCCGAATCGAATAATCCTGATTATGTTTTTTTACATAAACTGACAAACTTCTGGATTTTACATTTTCTCTCGCTTTAACCTCAATAGGAAATACAACGCTTTGTTTCTCAATTATAAAATCAATCTCTGATGTCCCTGAAGTCCAGTAATATAAGGGATATCCCTTCTGAATTAATACATCAGCAACATAATTTTCAGTAAGCGCGCCAATAAAGACATGATCGTTGCCTTTGATGATATCATATTGATTGACTCCAGCCCGGTGCGACAACAGACCCACATCACCCATATAGAGTTTTAACGAAGCAACATCTCTGAAAATAGTTAATGGATGCTGCCCCTGCTCGACCCGATCGCATTTTATGACAATCCCCGAGGCCAAAAGCCAGTCTATGGATGGGCCAAAGAATGACGCCCGCCCACTTCTTGCAACAACTTTATATTGAAATTTTTTGTTGTCTTTGGCCAATTGCGCCGGCAAACTGTCAAAACAAGCCATGATTTTCGTTGTGTCGCCATGGGATGCATATTTGGCCATATCCGCAACGTAGGTATTGATGATTGCTCCCTGGATTTCTGCTACTTCAAGCATATCGTTGTTTTCGGTATATTCTTTTACTGCTTCGGGCATTCCACCCACAATTAAATATTCACGATAAAGACCCATGGCTTTTTTGTGTAAAGCCGCATCCATCGGCTTACGTTTTTCATAATACGCCCTTATTTCCTCCGCCAGCATATTCTGATTTTTTGCCCACAAGAATTCTTCAAAATCCATGGGATACATATGAATTTGATTAACTTTTCCAACCGGAAAACTAAAATTATCGCGTTTTATAGTGATGCCAAGCAAACTACCCACACCGATGATGTAATATTCTGGAGCATCTTCACAGAAATATTTCAAGCTTGTCAGCGCACGTTCACAGGCTTGAATTTCATCGAAGACAATCAATGTTGACCCCTTATTAATTTTTTCTCCAAAATAAACCTCAAATCGATGAATTAAAAAATCTGGCGAGATATTCCCCTGGAAATCCTCTGCTAATTCCCTGTTTAATTCAAAATTGATATAAATCATATTTTTGAAATATTTTTCTCCAAAATATTTAATACTAGTTGTTTTCCCAATTTGACGGGCTCCATTATAATGTACACGCTTGTCAAGACACGAAATTAGAAATTTTTAGATAAATCTCCTTTCGCGTTTTGATTAGGCAGCCAATGCCATATTTTCATAGAATACAGCTGCCGGTGTTTTGTAATTGAATCGCTGGTGACCTCGCTCATTGTTATATTTAGCGATGTATTCCTTTGTCATGGCTCTCACTTCAGTGACGGTTTCCGGGTACAGCAAATACAGGCGTTCCCATTTATATGATCGAAAAAACCGTTCAATGGCAATATTGTCGGTAGCACGGCCTTTACCGTCCATGCTGATTTTTGTCGTTTTAAAGCTTTTAATCAGGTCAATATAGGCATTTGACGTAAACTGACTGCCCTGGTCACTGTTAATGATCTCAGGTGCACCATAGGTTTGAATGGCGGTTTTTATAACACGGGTGACCATGTCGGTTTGCAAGGTGTTGCTGATGGTGTATCCCACAATATAACGGGAATACCAGTCAATAATAGCGGTTAAATACACAAATCCATTTGGGGTTCCTATATAAGTAATGTCAATGGACCACACCTGATTCGGTTGGTTAATTTCAAGATTTCTCAGCAGGTAGGGATAAGTTTTGGCTGCTTTGGCTCGCTTACTCAGATTGGGGCCGGGATAGAAACAAACAATATCCATTTCCATCATATAACGCCTGACAAGACGCCTGCCTACTTGATGAAAGCCCAGTTTATGCAATTCATTCCTGATTCGTCTGACGCCATAGGCTGGCTCCTCAAAATGAATACGATCAATGGCGTTTTTGATATTGATTTCATCTTTGGATGGCGCAACATCTATGGGTTCATGATAAGCTGTTGATCGCGATAGCGTCAGAAGTTGGCACTGTTTTTTTATGGTTAAGAAAGGGTGCTTCCAATCAATTAACGTTCTTTTTTCTTCATTTGAGAGATTTGGATTTGTTTTTTTTTAAGCCAATCGACATCCAATGTTAATTCGCCTATTTTCTTTACGAGCAGCTCCTTTTCATCTTCATGCTCTTGTTTGAGTTTGTCAACATCTTCATTTTTCTTATTGAAGACGGCGGACATATTGGCGATAAATTCGGTTTTCCAGCGGCTTAATAATTGCTGAGATACATCATACTTCTTAGAGATCTCGGCTAACGTATTTTCTTCTCTGAGGATTTCCAGCACGATGGCTGCTTTTTCCTCTGGGGTCCAGGTTCGTCGTTTTCTACTCATGTGTATAGTTTATCTTATTTTCTGGATTTTGTGTCCAACTATTTGTGGACATTATAGAAGGCAGCAGTCACCAGGAATATCTGTATCAGATACTCAGTGAAGAACTCCATTACCGGGAGGTCACCCGCACCCAAAAGCTGGTGAACAGCGCCGGTTTCTATGGGATTAATACTTTCGAAGGGTATCGGTTTGATGAAATCACCCTGCCTTCGGATTTGACCCCTGAAGGCCTGAAATCCCTTGCGTTTATCCACGAAAAGAAGAATCTTATCCTGTATGGCGGAACCGGAACCGGTAAAACCATGCTGTCAACCGCTCTCGGGGTAGCCGCCTGTCGGCAGGGAATCCCGGTAAAATTCTTTCGGACGGCAGCACTGGTGAATAAACTGTCCGAAGCCAAAACCGCCGGCACCCTGACCGTTTTTTTGAAAAGGCTGAATAAAGCGGAAGTCATTATTCTGGACGAATATGGCTATGTTCCACTGGATCGAACGGGAGCACAGCTCCTGTTCGAAATCATATCCGATTGTTATGAACGCCGGACCATCATTCTCAATACCAACCTGGAATTCTCCCGATGGGTCAATGTGCTTTATGATGAACAGATGACGGCTGCCATGCTGGATCGGCTGCTTCACCACTGCCACCTGCTCATGTTCCCGGGGCCCAGTAACCGAATGCGGGAATCCAGTATCAATGAATTATATCGCTCAATTTCAGACAATCAATTAAAAAAATAATAATTGCCTGCAATGCTATGATTTCTCGCAAAATCGCTTCGCATTTTAGCTTGCAAAACTATGGATTTTCCATAATGCAACATTCTGTATTTTTAACTTGCAACTTTCTGCAAAAAGTACTTGCAAAAAACAATCTGGCTACAACTGCCAAAGCGTTGTATTTACACCGCAACACGCTGATTTACCGGCTTGATCGAATGGCTACAATGCTAAACGTGGAGTTAAAGGATCTGAATACCAACGAATTATTTTATCTGCTGTTTTCCTGTATGCTGGTGGAATATCTGTAAAATCTACCTGATTATTTCACGCTAAGAGTACCGCCAGTACACGCTAATGATACTGGCAGTACTTGAGATGATACCATTGGTTCACAAAATGATACCGGTAATACCGGCATTCCCTAAAATGGGTTCATTAAAGGTTTAATACAAAATCACGCATATTTATACTGCCTGAGCTGACAATGTGAGCACCATGTATAATGCGATCCATAATAGAATCAGCCAGAACACCACCACCGAGACGAGCATGCCACTCCTCGATCTTATACTGCGTGCAGAAAATGGTAGCACCGTTGTCATAACGGCGTTCGACCAGTTCAAAAAGAAAATGGAGTTCATCATCAGAAAGATCAGTAATTAGCCATTCATCAAGGATCAATAAGGGATAGTTCGTATATTTTTTGAGTTCCCTGCTTTGCCCATTCGGCTGGTTCTTTGCTTCGCCGTATTCCATCAGAAGGTCGGGCAAGCGAATATACCGGGTGCGAATGCCCTGTTTACAGGCTTCTTTTCCAATGGAACAAGCCAGATACGACTTTCCCGAGCCAGTGAACCCGCAAATGATGATATTCTGATTGTTGCTGATAAAAGTACCGGTAGCAATTTCCAGAATCAGATCTTTATCAAGATGTCGTTCAGCAAAGAAAACATCCTGAATGGCGGCATTCGGAATTCTGAATCGAGCCCGTTTTATAAGGCTTGCAACACGCTTGTTGTGCTTTTCCTGATAAACATAATCAACAATCATTTTCATGCGTTCGTCAAAAGAGAGGGTGGCATAAATCGTATCTTTGGCCTGTCTGTCAATCACCTGAATCATTTCCTCAAGCTGAATTTCGCGGAGTTTGCGTCGGGTTTCGTCATTAATCATTGTCGTAACCGCCGTAGTAAGATGCCCCACGGATAAAACCGGTGGTACTCGCTGTTTCAGCTTGATGAGCGGCATCCCGGTCTTTGGCATAAAGGATATCTTCGCCAGCGGCTAATATCGGTTCGAGATGTTTGTATTGTCAAAATCGGTGTTAAAATACCCATAATAAACGGTTGAAAATTCCCCAAAAACACGGTATGTTTCTTCTTAAAGATAAGGAGGACAACCGAATGATTACAATTGAGGAGTATTACATGATCAAATGTTTAAAGAACAAGGGAATGTCAATCATGCAGATTTCCAGAGAAATGGGTGTTGATCGAAAAACGGTCAGCAACTGGCTTAAGCACAACGAACCGCCAGCATATCGGAAACGTCAGTTTCGGCAAGGAAAGCTTGATCCGTTTAAAGATTATATCCTGGAACGAATGAATGAAGGCTGTGTCAATGCCGCTGTGATTTTTGATGAAATTGCAGCCGACGGGTACCAGGGGAAAATGACGATTCTTCGGGAATTCATGAAACCATATCGCGAAAAAGTGTTAGCCAAAGCATCAATCCGCTATGAAACGCCCCCTGGCAAACAGGCCCAGGTTGACTGGGGAGAATTCGTTGTCACGATGCCCGATGGAAAGCTCAAAAAATTGTATGCCTTCATCATGGTTTTAGGGCATTCCAGAAATTATTATCTTGAGTTTACGGAGAGTTCGAAATTTGACACATTAATCGGTTGCCATGAACGGGCATTTGCCTATTTTGGTGGTGTAACAGAGAGCATTCTGTATGACAATATGAAAACTGTTGTTGCCCACAGTCACAAAACCGGCAACGATAAATGGAATCAGCGGTTTTTGCGATTTGCCGAGCATCACCATTTTATTCCGGTTCGGCATCGGCCTTATCTGCCCCGTTCCAAGGGCAAGGTGGAACGCGGGGTCCGATATGTACGCGGCAACTTCTGGCCCAGAGTCAAAAGCTTTTCCGATCTAACTGACCTCAATGAACAGGCTCGACTCTGGCTGGATACGAAATGTAACGTCAGGCTTCATCAGACAATTCACAAAATTCCCCGTGATAGACTGAAGGAAGAACAGCTGAAACCCGTTAATACCGAACCGTTTCTTTCTGTGGATCTGGTCAGCAGGAAGGTCATGAATGATTGTATGATCAGTTATCAGTCCAATTATTTTTCCGTTCCCTTCCGCTTTGTTGGTCACCGTGTCGGTGTGCGGGATCTGAGAAATGGAACGATTGAAATCTATGATGAAACTGGTGCTTTGATTGAAGGTTACCGGAAACCGGCTCAAAAACATCAGGTTCAAAAAATGAAAAAGCACTTTGAAGGATTGAACAGTCAAAACCATAAAGCCAAAGCCCGCAAAGCACCGCTTATGATTCCAGATCAATCGCCCAAAGTGCATCAAAGACCGCTCGCAGTCTATGATTCTTTAGTCAGTGAGGTGACCATATGGTAACCCATCACCTGAAGGAAGCTTTTGATCGTCTGAATCTCACGCATATGGCCGCCGTTTATGACCACCATGCTGAAGAAGCTTCCAAGGATAGTATATCCTATTTGGAGTTTCTGGACAAGCTGCTTTGGGCAGAAATTGATGCAAAAAGAGAACGGACAACTACGACGAACTTGAAACTTGCAAAATTTCCCTATATCAAGGCCATCGATTCATTTGACTTTGATTTCCAGCCCAGTGCCAATCAGCGTAAGGTAAATGAACTGAAAACGCTCGCCTTTGTGGAACGTTCCGAAAATGTCGTGTTTTTGGGCCCGCCCGGCGTTGGCAAAACTCATCTGGCCGTAGGTCTGGCGGTTTGTGCGATCAAAAGTGGCTATACTGCTTATTTTCTCAGTGCACATGAACTGATTTCAATGATTCAGGAAAATATTGTTTCCGGGCGCATTCATCGCAAACTTAAAACACTGAATAAACCCAATATCCTGATTATTGATGAAGTTGGCTATGCGGCCATGGATGATGAAGTGGCTCATTACTTTTTTCAGATTGTTTCCAATCGCTATGAAAAAGGCTCAATCATTCTGACTTCCAACAAGTCCTACGGTAGTTGGGGTGATGTGTTCGGAAATAATGTCGTTGCAACGGCGATCCTGGATCGACTGCTGCATCATTCCACAACGATCAATATCAAAGGTGACAGCTATCGGATTAGGGAAAAGAAAAAGGCTGGCTTTTATGATGTCAGCCTATATGAAAACGAATCGAACGATGCTAATGGGTAATTTTTACCGTTTATTTTGGGAAGTTTTAAAACGGTATTGACAGTATCTCGGCGAACGAAGCGTTTTGAGGGCCATTTCGCAGGCATTTTCAAGCCGTACCGCCGAATATTTTTTAGCCAGTTTCAGTACCGACTTTGACGGATTAAAAGCTCTTTCCGGGAGCCGGGTATTTTCGAAAATCAGCTGAATCACCGCCAAAGTTGAAGCACCGATGCTCTGTGCTTCTTTCATAAAACGTTCCTGATTCCATTCCGCCTGTTTAAAACTTTCAGGCAAATCTTCATCATGAGTCGACCAACCATCAATGGTATAGTATGGGAAACGATGATGACTGGCAATCCGCTCATTGTGGCAATAAATCTCAATAAATGAATCACCGACACGTAAATCGGCTTTTTTACCCGCAAACTGATAAGGACAGGAATAATGATTCTTTTCAAAAACGATATGACAATCCGAATAGATTTTATTGTTGTAAAACCAGGTAACTGGCTCATAGGGATGCACCGGTAATGGTCTCAAACAGGTGCGCTCAATGGTGTCGTGGATTTCAGTACGACTGCCTTGCCGTTTCTGGAAAGGCCGGTCATTAAACACTTTGAGAGCCGCCAGGACATCGACTCTCAAGTCGGCAAGGGTGTAGTAGACATTATTTCGAAGTTTGGCAATCACCGCCGTGGCGAGTTTACCAACGCTGCCTTCAACCGAAGCCTTTGCTTTTGGTTTTCGCACCGGGGCGGGCATAATAGCCGTGCAATAGTGATCACCCAAAGCTTCATAAGCTTCAGTGAGAATGATGTCACCTTCCCTGGGATGCGTAACAACACCCGTCTTGAGATTATCACAAACCGTGCGAACCGTTGAACCACCAAAGTATTCATACATGTGCACATGACAATTGAGCCAGGTATTTTGTTTCATATCTAAACATGGTTCAACATAGGTATACTGGCTGTAAGGCAAGGTGCCAACAAAGAGATAAACTTTTATCTCATCACCGGTCACCTGGTCAATCAGCTTTTGGGTTTTGCCACTCCAGTCAACTTCGGCGATCACACCCGGCTTATGGGTCAGATGATTGGTTAGCTTTTTACGCGCCACTTCATCGCGATAACCATTACAGAATTTCGTATAACCAACGTTGAGATGTGACGTGGCAGTGCATTGATCCCGATACTCTTGCCAGAGAATTTTGAGGGTGACGCCCACTTTGGTCAACTCATTATGAACATAGTCATAATCCGGCAGCGCATAAACGGTTTCTTCAGCATGTTTATGCGGAAAGAACAGATGATAGACTTCGTCTGAAGACCGGTCTTTGATCTCATCATAAGAAAGATGCTGTTCTTCAGCAATACGGAAAACTTCATTAACAGAAGTTTTTGACATGTGTCGGCTGCGTGCGATTGATGATTGCGAAAGCCCATTAGCACGCAATTCCATAATGAGCTTCACGGCAATTTTTCTGGACATATTTATGTCCTCCTTTATAATGTATTAAGGAATATTGGATATTTATTCCCTGATATACATTATAAGGCAGCAGTATCATTCCATGAATAGCCAGTATTGATTTGTGAATCGTCCACGGTATCAATGTGTGTGCTACCGGTATCCAATTGAATATCGTTGGTATCATTACCGTGAAATATTCACTTATGCTTAAAAAAACGATACTTTGTGTAAGCTGTCCAATAAAGACATGTGCAAAAAATAACTTTGGCGGCCAGATGGATGCCATTACTATTTATTAACACATTTTACTAGATAAGGGGGGCGGACTGAGAGCGCACGGCTGCGGCGGGGCTGGCCTTCCAACAGTATAACAACATGGCTGCCGACGGGCTGGTAAGGAGCACACCAACAATGCTCTGTTTCTGGCCTTAAATTCACTTATTGAAGAAATTCAAATCGGAGAAAGCCAGTTGGAAACAGCGGAGCTTCTTAAAGACTTTACCCCTCATGAATGCGCCTGCAGTTGCAG is a window encoding:
- a CDS encoding response regulator encodes the protein MTRVLIVDDAAFIRMQLRNLLESNGFEVVAEAENGRVALEKIQEFRPDLVTLDITMPEMDGLDCMKEIKKMDYLPIVIMVSALGQEKYVQESILSGAKGFIVKPYTSEAVIKNLSKYKDMA
- a CDS encoding TetR/AcrR family transcriptional regulator: MQEKSIQKITVRELSDLVDINRGTFYLHYKDVFDMLDQIENKLAEDFLDILSHYPSLLEESNVYPLLVEVFSFIKLNEGMMRVVFCENRSPVFLDHLKSSVKQRYFGDWKRIHFVKAPFEVDYFFSYFISGCIGLITLWLETEMKETPQQLAKLTERMILNGNHAI
- a CDS encoding DUF6442 family protein, which produces MKDDELLNETPNPEATQTVTADKSQDYGLLGLTGMFIILLGYNLFKGLPISDLNAMFWGYLGMAFIIKYRQEKTTSNLIIAIGGIVASLSALANYILSTW
- a CDS encoding STAS-like domain-containing protein; this encodes MHQEFEKTEIKLKKFCDHSYPVARSQARRITENLYDFCEITIDFDEIIDVGQAFCHEIFVVFQNKHPDIQINTVNTNEIVHNMITRVLNTAKLSERSK
- a CDS encoding ATP-binding protein, with the protein product MSCLDKRVHYNGARQIGKTTSIKYFGEKYFKNMIYINFELNRELAEDFQGNISPDFLIHRFEVYFGEKINKGSTLIVFDEIQACERALTSLKYFCEDAPEYYIIGVGSLLGITIKRDNFSFPVGKVNQIHMYPMDFEEFLWAKNQNMLAEEIRAYYEKRKPMDAALHKKAMGLYREYLIVGGMPEAVKEYTENNDMLEVAEIQGAIINTYVADMAKYASHGDTTKIMACFDSLPAQLAKDNKKFQYKVVARSGRASFFGPSIDWLLASGIVIKCDRVEQGQHPLTIFRDVASLKLYMGDVGLLSHRAGVNQYDIIKGNDHVFIGALTENYVADVLIQKGYPLYYWTSGTSEIDFIIEKQSVVFPIEVKARENVKSRSLSVYVKKHNQDYSIRISGKNFGFKNDVLSIPLYAVFCL
- a CDS encoding IS3 family transposase (programmed frameshift) codes for the protein MSRKRRTWTPEEKAAIVLEILREENTLAEISKKYDVSQQLLSRWKTEFIANMSAVFNKKNEDVDKLKQEHEDEKELLVKKIGELTLDVDWLKKKPNPNLSNEEKRTLIDWKHPFLTIKKQCQLLTLSRSTAYHEPIDVAPSKDEINIKNAIDRIHFEEPAYGVRRIRNELHKLGFHQVGRRLVRRYMMEMDIVCFYPGPNLSKRAKAAKTYPYLLRNLEINQPNQVWSIDITYIGTPNGFVYLTAIIDWYSRYIVGYTISNTLQTDMVTRVIKTAIQTYGAPEIINSDQGSQFTSNAYIDLIKSFKTTKISMDGKGRATDNIAIERFFRSYKWERLYLLYPETVTEVRAMTKEYIAKYNNERGHQRFNYKTPAAVFYENMALAA
- the istB gene encoding IS21-like element helper ATPase IstB produces the protein MDIIEGSSHQEYLYQILSEELHYREVTRTQKLVNSAGFYGINTFEGYRFDEITLPSDLTPEGLKSLAFIHEKKNLILYGGTGTGKTMLSTALGVAACRQGIPVKFFRTAALVNKLSEAKTAGTLTVFLKRLNKAEVIILDEYGYVPLDRTGAQLLFEIISDCYERRTIILNTNLEFSRWVNVLYDEQMTAAMLDRLLHHCHLLMFPGPSNRMRESSINELYRSISDNQLKK
- a CDS encoding helix-turn-helix domain-containing protein, giving the protein MQHSVFLTCNFLQKVLAKNNLATTAKALYLHRNTLIYRLDRMATMLNVELKDLNTNELFYLLFSCMLVEYL
- a CDS encoding ATP-binding protein, whose translation is MPKTGMPLIKLKQRVPPVLSVGHLTTAVTTMINDETRRKLREIQLEEMIQVIDRQAKDTIYATLSFDERMKMIVDYVYQEKHNKRVASLIKRARFRIPNAAIQDVFFAERHLDKDLILEIATGTFISNNQNIIICGFTGSGKSYLACSIGKEACKQGIRTRYIRLPDLLMEYGEAKNQPNGQSRELKKYTNYPLLILDEWLITDLSDDELHFLFELVERRYDNGATIFCTQYKIEEWHARLGGGVLADSIMDRIIHGAHIVSSGSINMRDFVLNL
- the istA gene encoding IS21 family transposase; this encodes MITIEEYYMIKCLKNKGMSIMQISREMGVDRKTVSNWLKHNEPPAYRKRQFRQGKLDPFKDYILERMNEGCVNAAVIFDEIAADGYQGKMTILREFMKPYREKVLAKASIRYETPPGKQAQVDWGEFVVTMPDGKLKKLYAFIMVLGHSRNYYLEFTESSKFDTLIGCHERAFAYFGGVTESILYDNMKTVVAHSHKTGNDKWNQRFLRFAEHHHFIPVRHRPYLPRSKGKVERGVRYVRGNFWPRVKSFSDLTDLNEQARLWLDTKCNVRLHQTIHKIPRDRLKEEQLKPVNTEPFLSVDLVSRKVMNDCMISYQSNYFSVPFRFVGHRVGVRDLRNGTIEIYDETGALIEGYRKPAQKHQVQKMKKHFEGLNSQNHKAKARKAPLMIPDQSPKVHQRPLAVYDSLVSEVTIW
- the istB gene encoding IS21-like element helper ATPase IstB, with translation MVTHHLKEAFDRLNLTHMAAVYDHHAEEASKDSISYLEFLDKLLWAEIDAKRERTTTTNLKLAKFPYIKAIDSFDFDFQPSANQRKVNELKTLAFVERSENVVFLGPPGVGKTHLAVGLAVCAIKSGYTAYFLSAHELISMIQENIVSGRIHRKLKTLNKPNILIIDEVGYAAMDDEVAHYFFQIVSNRYEKGSIILTSNKSYGSWGDVFGNNVVATAILDRLLHHSTTINIKGDSYRIREKKKAGFYDVSLYENESNDANG
- the istA gene encoding IS21 family transposase, with product MSRKIAVKLIMELRANGLSQSSIARSRHMSKTSVNEVFRIAEEQHLSYDEIKDRSSDEVYHLFFPHKHAEETVYALPDYDYVHNELTKVGVTLKILWQEYRDQCTATSHLNVGYTKFCNGYRDEVARKKLTNHLTHKPGVIAEVDWSGKTQKLIDQVTGDEIKVYLFVGTLPYSQYTYVEPCLDMKQNTWLNCHVHMYEYFGGSTVRTVCDNLKTGVVTHPREGDIILTEAYEALGDHYCTAIMPAPVRKPKAKASVEGSVGKLATAVIAKLRNNVYYTLADLRVDVLAALKVFNDRPFQKRQGSRTEIHDTIERTCLRPLPVHPYEPVTWFYNNKIYSDCHIVFEKNHYSCPYQFAGKKADLRVGDSFIEIYCHNERIASHHRFPYYTIDGWSTHDEDLPESFKQAEWNQERFMKEAQSIGASTLAVIQLIFENTRLPERAFNPSKSVLKLAKKYSAVRLENACEMALKTLRSPRYCQYRFKTSQNKR